TGTACGTCTTCGCATTTTCATTTACTTCTTCTAAAGTAAGTGGTGGGCGTGTTTTGTTCTGTCCCGTTGGATCTCCAATCATGGCTGTGAATCCACCAATAATCAAAATCACTTCATGGCCAAGATCTTGAAATTGTCTCATCTTACGTAGAATCACCGAGTGACCTAAATGTAAATCAGGACGTGTTGGATCAACGCCAAGCTTAACTCGAAGAGGCTTATTTTCTTTGCGAGACTTCTTTAGCTTTTCAACTAGCTCTTGTTCTGGTACAATTTCAATGGCTCCACGCTTAATAATCGCGAGTTGCTCTTCAACAGGAAGAAAAGACATGATGTTTAATCGTTGTTTAGAATAGGCAGATTCTCTGCCGGGTTATACTTACTTATATTTTCTTTGATGGTATCCGTAAAGTTCTCGGCACCAGGATAAACTAATGCGATGGCTTCGTAGGTCCATGGCCCTAACTGAATTACATAGGGATATAAAATGGATTCATTTCGTGTTTCTTCGGAAGGCAGATTAAAGCCCGATAACAGAAGCAGAGCTGTACTAATGATGATGCCTGCTTTAAGTACTCCGAACAAAGCTCCGAATGCACGATTCACTTTTCCTAGATTTACAGCTTCTAAGAACTTTTTCGTTAGAACGGCAATGATCCCCACTATTATCAACGTGCCTAAGAATAGAATGGCCCCAGATACAAATGGGATATAGGCTTCTTTGTCGGCCATAAATGGCTCAATAAGAGTGGCAAAAGCATCCATGTAGTTGAAAGTGAGGAATACAGCGAGGGTAATACCAACGATGTTCAGCACTTCCTTCACCAAACCATTAACCGCTCCTTTATAACCAAAGTATAAAATAGGGAGCGCTATGATGAGGTCGAGGATGTACATTTACTTATTCAGCTCTTCCTTAACTACCTTACTAACTAAACCGCCATCGGCTTTGCCTTTCAACTGACCCATGATCGGTCCCATCACTTTCCCCATATCTTGAGGTCCAGATGCGCCCATTGCTGCAATCTTCTCTTGTACAACAGCACGTACTTCATCTTCATCCATCATTTTTGGGAGATACTCTTCGATGATAGCCAATTCAAGCTTCTCATTATCGGCAAGATCGGCTCGATCGCCTTCTTCGAATTGAGTGATGGACTCTTTGCGTTGTTTGGCCGCCTTCATCAACACATCTGTAGCTTGTGCATCTGTAAGTTCGGCTTCGCCGCCTTTGCGTTCAGCAATTTCTTTTTCCTGCATTTTAGCTTTTAAAGAACGAAGCACGCGTAATCGGTCTTGATCTTTGGCTTTCATTGCAGTTTTAAGGTCTTCGAGTATTTTCGCTTTAAGGCTCATAGTATTCCCCTGTTTTGACTTTGAAAGTACGCAAAAAAAAAGGTTACACAATTCGAATTGCGTAACCCTTTAAAAAGTTTTTAAAACGTAATTACGCTTTTCTGCTTTTGATAAAATCCTGTACGTTTTCTTGATCGATCATAGTTTCACGATAAGAATACTTTCCGCTTTCATTCTTAGTAGAAATGATAACCTTTGCCATTTTACGTGCTGCAGCTTTAGCCGCTAGTGCGTCTGAACCGAATGTTTGTTTCTTAGCCATGTCTCAGATTATTTAATTTCTTTATGAACTGTATGCTTACGCAGAACAGGATTGTATTTTTTCAGCTCCATGCGTTCTGTCTGTGTACGACGGTTCTTGGTAGTCACGTAGCGTGAGGAACCTGGTTTCTCAGTACACTCTAAAATCACCTGAACTCTGTTTCCTTTTGCCATAGTGTTATACCTCTTTTAACAGGGTTCCTTTACGACGAGCATCCTTCAACACTTCAGTAATACCCTTCTTATTGATGGTTCTGAGTGTTTTCGCAGACACTTTAAGTGTAATCCACTTATCTTCTTCAGGAATGTAGAAGCGTCTTTTTTGTAAATTTAAATGAAAACGATGCTTAGTTTTGTTGTTCGCTTTAGAAGAACGGAAACCGTTCATCGCTTTTTTGCCAGTAATATCGTCTCTTCGCGACATCTTAATATGATTTTCTTTAGGAAATAGACACCAAAGATAGAGCTATTCTTTTCAAACATCAACGGCAGAAGCTCTA
This DNA window, taken from Balneola vulgaris DSM 17893, encodes the following:
- a CDS encoding CvpA family protein yields the protein MYILDLIIALPILYFGYKGAVNGLVKEVLNIVGITLAVFLTFNYMDAFATLIEPFMADKEAYIPFVSGAILFLGTLIIVGIIAVLTKKFLEAVNLGKVNRAFGALFGVLKAGIIISTALLLLSGFNLPSEETRNESILYPYVIQLGPWTYEAIALVYPGAENFTDTIKENISKYNPAENLPILNND
- the rpmB gene encoding 50S ribosomal protein L28 — protein: MSRRDDITGKKAMNGFRSSKANNKTKHRFHLNLQKRRFYIPEEDKWITLKVSAKTLRTINKKGITEVLKDARRKGTLLKEV
- a CDS encoding DUF4295 family protein, with translation MAKKQTFGSDALAAKAAARKMAKVIISTKNESGKYSYRETMIDQENVQDFIKSRKA
- the rpmG gene encoding 50S ribosomal protein L33 produces the protein MAKGNRVQVILECTEKPGSSRYVTTKNRRTQTERMELKKYNPVLRKHTVHKEIK
- a CDS encoding GatB/YqeY domain-containing protein, producing the protein MSLKAKILEDLKTAMKAKDQDRLRVLRSLKAKMQEKEIAERKGGEAELTDAQATDVLMKAAKQRKESITQFEEGDRADLADNEKLELAIIEEYLPKMMDEDEVRAVVQEKIAAMGASGPQDMGKVMGPIMGQLKGKADGGLVSKVVKEELNK